The Pyxidicoccus sp. MSG2 DNA segment GCGAAGGCCGCGGCGGCGGTGGAGCCGGACGTGGATGCGGCCCTGCGCGTGGCCCACCTGTACCGGACGTCTGGAGACGCGCCGAGCGCGGCTCGGGCGCTGATGCAGGCGGCCCGGCTCGCGGCGCCGGAGGAGCGTCCGCCGTTGCTGCTGGAGGCGGTGGGGCTGTGGGAGAAGGCCGGTGAGCACGCCGAGGCGCTGGAGGTCATCGAGCGCATCGCCACCGAGGCGCCGGACATGCTGCCTCCGTCGGAGCTGGCGGAGCGCTTCGGTCGCCTGGGCGCCTTCACGCGCGCCCTGGACGTGGGCTTCGCGCCCGCCATGGCCGCGGGCGACTACACGGACGCGCTGGCCATGGCCGCGCAGGCCGGAGACGCGGCCCGCACGCGCGATGCGCTGTGGGCCCTGACCGGGCTGCCGGACGCGGACCCCACGCATGCCTCCGCCCTGGCGGAGGAGCTGCGCGCCGAAGGTGAGACGGAAGGGCTGCTGGAGCTGGCGGGAGTGTCCGCCGACCGTGACGCGGCCTTCGCGGTGGCGCTGCGCGAAGAGGTGCTCCGCTCGGCGGAGGCGCCCGTGCGGGCCCGGCTGCGCGCGCTGGAGGAGCTGTCCTCCGATGCGAGCTTCGCGGCCCGCCTCACGCTGCTGCTGCCCATGCTGGAGAAGCTGCCGGAGGCGCTGGCCGAGGCGGTGCTGGCCCGGGTGCGCGCCCAGCCCGAGCACGCCCGCGTGGAAGCGCTGGCCATGGCGGCGGACGGCTGGCCCGCCCGGCGCAAGGCGCTGCTGCGCGAGCGCCACGGCCTGGAGTTCGAGCTGGGCCGCTTCGACGCCGCGGCGCAGACGCTGGCGCGCCTCATCGACGCCGAGGAGGACGCGCACGCCCGCGCCGCCCTGTACCAGGAGCGCGGCGAGCTGCTGCTGAGCCCGCTCGACAAGCCCGCCGAGGCGCGCGAGGCCTTCGAGAAGGCGCTGGCCGACGATGGCTCGCACCGGCCCGCGCTGAGGAACCTGCTGGCCCTGGTGGACGTGGCCGCCGAGCCCTCCGTCTTCGTCTCGCTGGCGCAGCGCCTGTCCGTGGAGGAGGGCCCCGACGCGAGCGCTCCGTACCGCGAGCGGCTGGCCGACGCCTACGAGGCGCTGGGCATGGTGGCGGACGCCGCCGCGCAGCTCGAGGCCCTGCCCGAGACGGAGGAGCGGCTGGCCCGCCGTGCGCGGCTGGCGGAGGAGCGCGGTCTCGTCGGCGAGGCCCTGCGCCTGCGCGAGCGGCTCACCGACGAGCCCGCGGTGCTGGAGTCCATCCTCCGCGGCTACCTGGACGCGCAGCTCGTGTCTCCCGCGGCCCGGCTCGCCGAGCGGCTCTTCGAGTCGGGCGTGCTGTCCCCGGAAGTCACCCGCATGTCGGCCGAGCGGCTCTCTCCCTCGCCCGAGGGTGCGACGCTCGCGGCCCGCATCTGGCCGGAGCTGCTGCGCGCGCAGCCGCTGGACGTGGACGGGTGGACGCTCTACGCGGAGGCCCTGCGCGGGCTGGGCCGCGTGGAGGCCGCGGAGCGCGCGGACGGCATCGGCGCGGCACTGGATTCCAGCAGCGCGGCGGCGCGCATGGCGCCCATGACCGTGCTGCCGCTGCCCTCCGGCTTCCAGCACCCGGTGCCGCCCAACGCGGTGCCGGTGACGTCCGAGCGCTTCCCCCGCCTGGCTGCCGCGCTGCGCCCGCTGCTGTCCTCGCTGGGCGCGGGCGGGCTGCGCGTGTCCGTGGACCCGGTGGGCGGCGTGGAGGCGTACCTCGCCAGCGCCGAGGAGCTGGTGCTGGGCGCGGGCGCGCTGTCCTGCTTCGGCGCCACGGAGCTGGGCTACCTGTGCGCGCTGGCACTGGCGCTGGGCGAGTCCGGCGTGAAGCTGGCGCGGCCCGGCGAGGTGCCCGGCCTGGCGCAGGCGGCGGTGGCGGCCTTCCGCGCGATGCCGGCCTCACTGGCGGCGGGGCGGGTGCTGGCGCTGCTCGATTCCGAGGTGCGTGGAACGGACCCGGCGAAGGTGGAGGTGGGCCTCGTGCTCGCTCGGGGCTCGCTCTTCCGGGCAGTGGCCCTTTCCGTGCTCGAAGGCACATAGCCGTGTAGCCTTCCTGGCGCATGCACCTGAAGCGCCTTGCCCTTGCCGTCCTCCCCGCCGCGGTCGTCGCCGCGGCAATGGCCTGTTATTCGGACCCGGAGTACCCGGGCAACCAGGTGCTCGGCACCTTCCGCTTCGAGGCGAGACTGGACCCCGCGCGGACCACGTGCGACGCGTCCGTGCGCGACTTCGCGCAGGTCGACGACGCGGGCGTGTTCCGCTTCGAGGGCACCTTCTCGCGCGACACGGACGCGGGCACCGGCTACTTCACCGTGCAGGGCTTCTCGCGCGACGCCGGCTACGTCGAGCAGCAGGCCACCTCCACGCTGAGGGCCAACGCGCCGCGGGCCACGTGTGGCACGGGCTGCGAGGACTCGGCGATTGAAGAGACGCTGAAGGTGACGCTCTTCAGCGACAGCCAGGCGCGCACGCTCAACCGCGACTGCAAGCTGCACGACGGCGGCATTCCCGCGGGCACCGTGCCGGGCCCGACGGAGAACGGCTACGACGTGTCGCTGGCGTGCGGCACGCTGACGGACTTGTTCCTGCCGGGCACTCGCAACTGCAACTGCCAGCCGGCCACCTGCACCACGGCGTACATCGTCCAGGGCGAGCGGAGGGACTGATGGCGCGGCGCGCGGTGGTGTTGATTTCGGGCGGGCTGGACTCGACGACGTGTCTGGCCATGGCGAAGGCGAAGGGCTTCGAGCCGGTGTGCCTCGCGGTGGCCTACGGCCAGCGGCACGCGGTGGAACTGGAGCAGGCACGCAAGGTGGCCTCGGCCATGGGCGTGAAGGACTTCCGCGTCGTGAGCATCGACCTGCGGCAGGTCGGCGGCTCGGCGCTCACCGCGGACATCGAGGTGCCCAAGGACCGGCCCGCGGACGAGATGAGCCACGGCATTCCGGTGACGTACGTGCCGGCGCGCAATGCGCTGTTCCTCTCGCTGGCGCTGGGTCTGGCGGAGGTGGTGGGCTCCACGGACATCTACATCGGCGTCAACGCGGTGGACTACAGCGGCTATCCGGACTGCCGGCCGGAGTTCATCCGCTCGTTCGAGACGATGGCGAACCTGGCCACCAAGGCCGGCGTGGAGGGCGCGCGCTTCACGGTGCACGCGCCGCTGTCCGGCATGACGAAGGCGGACATCATCCGCGAGGGCGTGAAGCTGGGCGTGGACTACGGGCTGACGCACTCCTGCTACGACCCGGACCCTCAGGGCCGCGCGTGCGGACGCTGTGACAGTTGCGTGCTGCGCAGGAAGGGCTTCGAGGAAGCCGGCGTACCGGACCCGACGCGCTACGTGGAGGGCGCATGACGACGCGGACCTGGATGGTGGCGGCGGTGGGGCTGGGGCTCACGGTGAGTGGCCTGGGGCTCGCGCAGGATGCTGGCACGCCGAAGCCCGTTGCCAAGGCGAAGGCGTCGAAGGACGCGGGCAAGCTGGTGACGGCCACCACGGTGGTGACGGACCTGGTGGAGGACCTGCGCTACGCGACGGCGGACAACTTCCTGAAGAAGAAGGTGTACCCGGACACGGCACGGTGCCTGCTGTTGCCCGAGTCGGCGGAGCGGCTGAAGAAGGCGGCGGACGTGCTGCGGCCGAAGGGGTACCGGCTGAAGGTGTACGACTGCTACCGGCCGCGTGCGGTGCAGTACGAGATGTGGAAGATCATGCCGGTGCCCGGCTACGTGGCGGACCCGGTGAAGGGCTCCAACCACAACCGGGGTGGAGCGGTGGACCTGACGCTCGTGACGGTGGACGGGAAGGACGTGGAGATGCCCACGCCCTTCGACTCCTTCACCCCCGCCGCGCACCACGGCTACGCGGGCGGCACCGAGGCGTCGCGCCAGCATCGCGAAATCCTGCGCGAGGCGATGGAGGGCGCGGGCTTCACGCCCAACCGCATGGAGTGGTGGCACTACGACTTGCCGGACGCGAAGACGCGGCCCGTGCTGGACGTGCCGTTCGACGCGCCCAAGGCTCCATGACGGAACCGTGATGGAGAACGGAGGCTCGCGTGCGACGGGGCGCGGGCCGGCCGGGGAACATGGCGACACCATGAGCCCACTCCTTCGCAGCGCCCTGCTCTGTACGCTCCTGATTTCCACGGTCACCACCGCCGAAGAGGCGGCACGCTGGAGCCCGGACTTCGGGGGTTGAGATGCCCGCTTGCCAGGCAGGCGTCCCCCCGGAACCCCGTGCCATGATGAAACCGTGATGATTGGCCACCCCACCTGCGGCACGCTGTGGGGCCCTCTCAAGGACAGCCGCACCGCGCTGGCCCACCCATGAAGCCCGCCTTCTTCAAAGCCCTGTGTGGCGCCTTCCTGCTCCTTGCCGCGCCCGCGCTGGCGCAGA contains these protein-coding regions:
- the queC gene encoding 7-cyano-7-deazaguanine synthase QueC yields the protein MARRAVVLISGGLDSTTCLAMAKAKGFEPVCLAVAYGQRHAVELEQARKVASAMGVKDFRVVSIDLRQVGGSALTADIEVPKDRPADEMSHGIPVTYVPARNALFLSLALGLAEVVGSTDIYIGVNAVDYSGYPDCRPEFIRSFETMANLATKAGVEGARFTVHAPLSGMTKADIIREGVKLGVDYGLTHSCYDPDPQGRACGRCDSCVLRRKGFEEAGVPDPTRYVEGA
- a CDS encoding M15 family metallopeptidase; translated protein: MTTRTWMVAAVGLGLTVSGLGLAQDAGTPKPVAKAKASKDAGKLVTATTVVTDLVEDLRYATADNFLKKKVYPDTARCLLLPESAERLKKAADVLRPKGYRLKVYDCYRPRAVQYEMWKIMPVPGYVADPVKGSNHNRGGAVDLTLVTVDGKDVEMPTPFDSFTPAAHHGYAGGTEASRQHREILREAMEGAGFTPNRMEWWHYDLPDAKTRPVLDVPFDAPKAP